A stretch of Arthrobacter sp. NEB 688 DNA encodes these proteins:
- a CDS encoding phospholipid scramblase-related protein produces the protein MSTQTSPGWFPDPFRRFEMRYWDGAWTEHVSTRGARAVDSAALTPPVRTPTAPTFPQGWHPDPFGRFDHRLWDGQRWTERVSFRGREMEDPPVPHRPQAALAPVADHRVQQQLHTAGVPQAIPGPESPMLTTSVLVVNQKAKLFERRAEYAVFDEYGRRIGAVHEVDRNLRRRATGGSSNGTYRFNVVDAEGRVVLALRRPSKVFKSTMTVLGANGVTGEIVQRNVGVFKGVRFALVSAGHDLGMIVPDNRREWDFAINDSAGHEIARITKTWAGWAKERFTKADNYVVQMHRPLEDPLRSLVVAAALAIDTALKQDAPTTGKGRTRRYK, from the coding sequence GTGTCCACGCAGACGTCGCCGGGTTGGTTCCCGGACCCGTTCCGCCGCTTCGAGATGCGGTACTGGGACGGGGCCTGGACCGAGCACGTGTCGACGCGCGGCGCCCGGGCGGTCGACTCCGCGGCCCTGACTCCGCCGGTGCGCACCCCGACTGCGCCGACGTTTCCCCAGGGATGGCACCCGGACCCTTTCGGGCGGTTCGACCACCGTCTCTGGGACGGCCAGAGGTGGACAGAGCGCGTGTCCTTCCGCGGCCGTGAGATGGAGGACCCTCCGGTACCTCATCGCCCCCAGGCGGCTCTCGCCCCTGTCGCCGACCACCGTGTCCAGCAGCAGCTCCACACCGCAGGTGTACCTCAGGCCATCCCGGGTCCGGAGTCACCCATGCTGACCACGTCGGTGCTCGTCGTCAACCAGAAAGCGAAGCTCTTCGAGCGGCGTGCCGAGTACGCCGTGTTCGACGAGTATGGCCGGCGCATCGGTGCCGTCCACGAGGTGGACCGGAACCTGCGGCGAAGGGCTACCGGTGGGTCGAGCAACGGCACGTACCGCTTCAACGTCGTCGATGCCGAGGGTCGGGTGGTGTTGGCCCTGCGGCGGCCCAGCAAGGTCTTCAAGTCGACGATGACCGTGCTCGGGGCCAACGGCGTCACGGGCGAGATCGTCCAGAGGAACGTCGGCGTCTTCAAGGGAGTCCGCTTCGCACTGGTGTCCGCCGGTCATGACCTCGGCATGATCGTCCCCGACAACCGTCGGGAGTGGGACTTCGCCATCAACGACAGTGCGGGCCACGAGATCGCCCGCATCACCAAGACGTGGGCGGGCTGGGCGAAGGAGCGGTTCACGAAGGCCGACAACTACGTCGTGCAGATGCATCGCCCTCTCGAGGACCCTCTGCGCAGCCTCGTCGTCGCTGCGGCCCTTGCCATCGACACCGCCTTGAAGCAGGATGCGCCCACGACCGGCAAGGGACGAACGCGGCGCTACAAGTGA
- a CDS encoding DUF4011 domain-containing protein yields MPDVDLRIDCLPIISYALAHNRMSVVRRSGIVNRGPELRGATVAVTISDDTGALSQDFEVLIDVPTDGEVVLDDLGVRLDGPAMYRVTDLRRGRVEAVVRVDGEVLAETSAPVDVLPATHWMKAEPERLFLELLAAHVMPNSPEVTELLKDTSERLRVATGSPSLEGYQSGPDRVVEIAKALYESLQARRVRYAEPAAGWGVRGQKVRTPAEVLGDSVGTCLDTTVLYAACLEQCGIRPLLWVVPGHAFCGYWLEEVDGGGIVTSDPRELVNFVDLGVMKLVETTAFTDRQHDVGFEAASASPYRSHLRGDLDDVHAVDVYLARHNDVFPIPARATDEQGRSVVVEYRPTEHSRPPLVIQGGRQAQTTASASNLPPRVVQWKNALLDLSLRNKLINFTPRHTVNLSVPSASLGTMEDLLSAQRPVSLLPADRMDDIVKARGVRYGRDLPEDARAALIEGRNAAVYCDVSEQAYQSRLRSLAYRARTIVEESGANNLYLALGTLSWTLDGKALRSPLVLVPVTLVTRGRQSLYRVEIDEAGQSTPNFCLLEKLKQSVGLSLPGLTEPATDSSGIDLDAVFMSVRRSIAEKGLDFRVEASADLAILQFAKFRLWKDLDENWEEFGKNGLVEHLTHRPAEPFPDSRDVQAGSADLDALAAQCPIPADASQLTAVADALSGRTFVLEGPPGTGKSQTITNMLARAMADGRRVLFVAEKRAALDVVKDRLDRVGMGPFALDLHDKGSKPVAVREQLLSAIEHSVGVDEQGLKARTDETTSAARQLSRYATRLHEVNGAGLSLYSATTQLLTLRSDVPSMVVPPRLLGDDATTRVDAVRSLLRTLPEIADPARPSERHPWAFVTIDQLDAAGVESVARPAQRADAHLERLRQVAALREVLDSVANLEQLDATVGLLRSPGVTLQTLDRTRSSDWRARSTSMRQEIHAFVAAAHPGLDQATPAALDLPLADIHAMAQQAASSGWWGRKKRLRAVLAQLEPGLRPGHSVELKELPTLTGALVQLHGAVNHLGSRSRDLDGVSVPERWNPLTPEGERVVAAQLDWLEWAGSVVEERADPTGFTAALRTMMASTSSIPVEAADDLEGLSVALRELFAATGAGAASVERWRGDVGALVRWEQTASMRASGDPRLGSLVRWLELRRALALLDEQGMGEAKTAILAGHLNADDAADAFERGVAEASVLERRLASGLDAFDGASHEKSIQRFRHGLHGVQEILRDALPTQVASNRGFDAEGQLGRIGLLRRELTKTRRGLGVRALMEQYGDLVTQLTPCVLVSPDSLARFFPPKAGIFDLVVFDEASQIRVADAIGAMGRATSVVVVGDSKQMPPTSFAEASLDVDSEEAEVDLVVEDQESILTEAVQAGVPQHWLSWHYRSQDESLISFSNTHYYEGRLSSFPAPRHGAADAGVGGYGVALVRVLGEFHRSARGKLMRTNPVEAEAIVADLRRRFDAATGGDTPSVGVVTFNQQQRAYIEALIRDDVDQRMAEALDDRESEGLFVKNLENVQGDERDVILFSTAFGVNDKGVLPLNFGPLNRGGGERRLNVAVTRARRQVVVYSSFEPSQLRAEETSSVGIKHLRAYLDLAALGAETLARRVSRTRAPDRHREQVADALRDRGWVVRTDVGLSDFRVDLVVAPPESPEQPVAAVLLDGPEWATRRTVGDRDGLPSDVLGGMMRWPVVARLWLPAWLDDPQGALDRLEEQLQAPVANSGSTVHAADDAPHLADTAPVVEGRSTAPAPFDVRPTETMDAALRSIGAAPALAAPSSQRSGVVGGTLFRPFEAGWRGSRDQLNALEWSRSARTQVRDAILDVVEAEGPVHEERAARLAATCFELTRLNAKRIASLLAQVPSDLRRGPEGDVLWPGGLDPHTWDDHRRDPDAQRPIEHISLLEIANAMSTLARGSGGMSEQDVMRTGLAEFGLVRMTPGVTARASALPWSLRSRPDGCVGRATTSSRRRRAHSECTPRLRSGEERGMSESTPDYTNVVTAEWRARMDWDRLSDSQRLAIAEWGLDMFNLAAPVVEGIDRVKGEGRVVVLDDGSRWKVAAHDRDISDMWSYLTKVAVIGDVMYSISDAEQVEVTEK; encoded by the coding sequence GTGCCCGACGTCGACCTCCGCATCGACTGCCTCCCGATCATCAGCTACGCCCTGGCGCACAACCGGATGTCTGTGGTCAGGCGCTCCGGGATCGTCAACCGTGGGCCGGAGCTGCGTGGTGCCACTGTCGCCGTCACCATCAGTGACGACACGGGAGCTCTCAGCCAGGACTTCGAGGTCCTCATCGACGTCCCCACCGATGGTGAGGTCGTGCTCGACGACCTCGGGGTCCGGCTGGACGGCCCGGCGATGTACCGGGTCACCGACCTGCGCCGGGGCCGGGTCGAGGCCGTCGTCCGGGTCGATGGGGAGGTCCTCGCCGAGACGTCGGCACCGGTCGACGTCCTGCCCGCCACGCACTGGATGAAGGCTGAGCCCGAGCGTCTCTTCCTCGAGCTCCTGGCAGCCCACGTCATGCCCAACAGCCCGGAGGTCACCGAGCTGCTCAAGGACACCAGCGAGCGGCTGCGGGTCGCCACGGGAAGCCCCTCGCTGGAGGGCTACCAGTCCGGCCCGGACCGCGTGGTCGAGATCGCGAAGGCCCTCTACGAGTCCCTGCAGGCACGCCGGGTCCGGTACGCGGAGCCCGCCGCCGGGTGGGGCGTGCGGGGGCAGAAGGTGCGCACGCCCGCCGAGGTCCTCGGCGACTCCGTCGGGACCTGCCTGGACACCACGGTCCTGTACGCCGCCTGCCTGGAGCAGTGCGGCATCCGCCCGCTGCTGTGGGTCGTGCCCGGCCACGCGTTCTGCGGCTACTGGCTCGAGGAGGTCGACGGAGGCGGCATCGTCACGTCCGACCCCAGGGAGCTGGTGAACTTCGTCGACCTGGGAGTCATGAAGCTGGTCGAGACCACCGCCTTCACCGACCGGCAGCACGACGTCGGCTTCGAGGCGGCCTCGGCATCGCCGTACCGCTCGCACCTCCGTGGAGACCTAGACGACGTTCACGCCGTCGACGTGTACCTGGCGAGGCACAACGACGTCTTCCCCATCCCCGCGCGCGCCACCGACGAGCAGGGGCGGTCGGTGGTCGTCGAATACAGGCCGACCGAGCACAGCCGGCCACCCCTCGTGATCCAGGGGGGGCGTCAGGCCCAGACCACGGCGAGCGCCTCGAACCTTCCTCCGCGAGTTGTCCAGTGGAAGAACGCCCTTCTCGACCTCTCGCTGCGCAACAAGCTGATCAACTTCACACCGCGGCACACCGTCAACCTGTCCGTCCCTTCCGCATCGCTGGGGACGATGGAGGACCTGCTGAGCGCCCAGCGACCCGTCTCGCTGCTGCCGGCGGACCGGATGGACGACATCGTGAAGGCTCGTGGCGTCCGGTACGGCCGGGATCTGCCCGAGGACGCGCGGGCGGCTCTCATCGAGGGGCGGAACGCGGCCGTGTACTGCGACGTCTCCGAGCAGGCCTACCAGTCCCGGCTGCGCAGCCTCGCGTACCGGGCCCGGACGATCGTCGAGGAGTCCGGGGCGAACAACCTCTACCTCGCCCTCGGCACCCTGTCCTGGACGCTCGACGGGAAGGCACTCCGATCGCCGCTGGTCCTCGTCCCGGTCACGCTCGTGACCCGCGGGCGCCAGTCCCTGTACCGCGTCGAGATCGACGAGGCCGGCCAGAGCACGCCCAACTTCTGCCTCCTCGAGAAGCTCAAGCAGTCGGTCGGGCTCAGCCTGCCCGGACTCACCGAACCGGCCACCGACAGCTCGGGCATCGACCTGGACGCCGTGTTCATGTCCGTGCGGAGGTCCATCGCGGAGAAGGGTCTGGACTTCCGCGTCGAGGCCAGCGCCGATCTGGCGATCCTGCAGTTCGCGAAGTTCCGGCTGTGGAAGGACCTGGACGAGAACTGGGAGGAGTTCGGCAAGAACGGACTTGTCGAGCACCTCACCCACCGGCCGGCCGAGCCGTTCCCCGACTCGCGTGACGTGCAGGCCGGCAGCGCCGACCTCGATGCCCTGGCCGCCCAGTGCCCGATCCCGGCGGACGCGTCCCAGCTCACCGCCGTGGCGGACGCGCTCTCCGGTCGCACGTTCGTGCTCGAGGGCCCGCCCGGTACCGGCAAGTCGCAGACGATCACGAACATGCTGGCGCGAGCGATGGCCGACGGCCGGCGCGTCCTCTTCGTCGCCGAGAAGCGTGCCGCTCTGGATGTGGTCAAGGACCGGCTCGACCGGGTGGGCATGGGTCCGTTCGCGCTGGACCTCCACGACAAGGGCAGCAAGCCCGTGGCCGTGCGTGAACAGCTGCTCTCGGCCATCGAGCACTCGGTCGGCGTCGACGAGCAGGGCCTGAAGGCGCGCACCGACGAGACGACGAGCGCGGCGCGGCAGCTCTCGAGGTACGCGACCAGGCTGCACGAGGTCAACGGCGCCGGCCTGTCGTTGTACTCGGCCACGACCCAGCTCCTCACCCTTCGCTCCGACGTCCCGTCGATGGTCGTCCCTCCCCGCCTGTTGGGCGACGACGCGACCACTCGGGTGGACGCCGTTCGCTCCTTGCTGCGCACCCTGCCCGAGATCGCCGACCCGGCGAGACCGAGCGAGCGCCACCCGTGGGCGTTCGTGACGATCGACCAGCTCGACGCGGCAGGTGTGGAGAGCGTCGCCCGTCCTGCGCAACGCGCCGATGCCCACCTCGAGCGGCTGAGGCAGGTGGCGGCACTCCGCGAGGTGCTCGACTCCGTCGCCAACCTCGAGCAGCTCGACGCGACGGTCGGCCTCCTGAGGTCGCCCGGTGTCACGCTGCAGACCCTCGACCGAACGCGGTCCTCCGACTGGCGCGCCCGCAGCACCTCGATGCGCCAGGAGATCCACGCGTTCGTCGCCGCCGCGCACCCGGGGCTCGACCAGGCCACCCCGGCTGCGCTGGACCTGCCGCTGGCCGACATTCACGCGATGGCCCAGCAGGCTGCCTCGTCGGGCTGGTGGGGCCGCAAGAAGCGACTGCGCGCGGTGCTCGCGCAGCTCGAGCCCGGTCTCCGCCCGGGGCACTCGGTCGAGCTCAAGGAGCTGCCGACCCTCACGGGGGCGCTGGTCCAGCTGCACGGGGCGGTCAACCACCTGGGCTCGCGGTCGCGCGACCTCGACGGCGTGTCCGTCCCGGAGCGGTGGAACCCGCTGACGCCCGAGGGGGAGCGCGTCGTAGCCGCGCAGCTCGACTGGCTCGAGTGGGCCGGCTCGGTCGTCGAAGAGCGGGCTGACCCCACGGGCTTCACCGCCGCCCTGCGAACGATGATGGCCTCTACGTCGAGCATCCCCGTCGAGGCGGCCGACGACCTCGAAGGGCTGTCCGTCGCCCTGCGCGAGCTGTTCGCCGCGACCGGTGCCGGTGCGGCGTCGGTTGAACGTTGGCGGGGCGACGTCGGAGCGCTGGTTCGGTGGGAGCAGACAGCGTCGATGCGCGCCTCGGGCGACCCGCGACTCGGGTCCCTCGTGAGGTGGCTCGAGCTCCGCCGCGCGCTCGCCCTGCTGGACGAGCAGGGGATGGGGGAGGCGAAGACGGCGATCCTCGCGGGCCACCTGAACGCCGACGACGCCGCGGACGCGTTCGAGCGCGGCGTGGCCGAGGCCTCCGTCCTCGAGCGTCGTCTGGCGTCGGGGCTGGACGCCTTCGACGGCGCGAGCCACGAGAAGAGCATCCAGCGCTTCCGGCACGGTCTGCACGGGGTCCAGGAGATCCTCCGCGACGCGCTGCCTACTCAGGTGGCGTCGAACCGCGGGTTCGACGCGGAGGGGCAACTCGGCCGTATCGGCCTGCTGCGCCGAGAGCTGACGAAGACCCGTCGCGGCCTCGGGGTCCGCGCACTCATGGAGCAGTACGGCGACCTGGTCACCCAGCTGACGCCGTGCGTCCTCGTCAGCCCCGACTCGCTCGCGAGGTTCTTCCCGCCGAAGGCCGGGATCTTCGACCTGGTGGTGTTCGACGAGGCCTCACAGATCCGCGTCGCGGACGCGATCGGGGCGATGGGGCGAGCCACGTCCGTCGTGGTCGTCGGGGACTCGAAGCAGATGCCGCCCACCTCGTTCGCGGAGGCGAGCCTGGACGTCGACTCCGAGGAGGCGGAGGTCGACCTCGTCGTCGAGGACCAGGAGAGCATCCTCACCGAGGCGGTCCAGGCCGGGGTTCCGCAGCACTGGCTCTCGTGGCACTACCGGAGCCAGGACGAGTCGCTGATCTCGTTCAGCAACACGCACTACTACGAAGGGCGGCTCTCGTCGTTCCCCGCCCCACGGCACGGGGCCGCCGACGCGGGGGTGGGTGGCTACGGCGTGGCACTCGTCCGCGTCCTGGGCGAGTTCCACCGGTCCGCACGCGGGAAGCTGATGCGCACCAACCCGGTCGAGGCCGAGGCGATCGTCGCCGACCTTCGTCGTCGTTTCGACGCGGCGACCGGGGGAGACACGCCGTCGGTCGGGGTGGTGACCTTCAACCAGCAGCAGCGGGCCTACATCGAGGCGTTGATCCGCGACGACGTGGACCAGCGGATGGCGGAGGCGCTCGACGACCGCGAGTCGGAAGGGCTGTTCGTCAAGAACCTCGAGAACGTCCAGGGCGACGAGCGTGACGTCATCCTCTTCTCGACGGCCTTCGGGGTCAACGACAAGGGCGTGCTCCCGCTCAACTTCGGGCCGCTCAACCGGGGTGGCGGGGAACGCCGGCTCAACGTGGCCGTCACGCGCGCGCGCCGTCAGGTGGTGGTCTACAGCTCCTTCGAGCCGAGCCAGCTGCGAGCCGAGGAGACGAGCTCCGTCGGGATCAAGCACCTGCGGGCCTACCTCGACCTCGCCGCGCTCGGTGCCGAGACGCTGGCGAGGCGTGTGTCCCGCACGCGTGCCCCGGACCGCCACCGGGAACAGGTGGCCGATGCCCTCCGTGACCGCGGATGGGTCGTGCGCACCGACGTCGGTCTGTCGGACTTCCGCGTCGACCTCGTCGTGGCTCCTCCGGAGTCGCCCGAGCAGCCGGTGGCCGCGGTCCTGCTCGACGGCCCCGAGTGGGCCACCCGACGCACGGTGGGGGATCGTGACGGGCTGCCCTCGGACGTCCTGGGCGGGATGATGCGGTGGCCGGTCGTCGCTCGTCTGTGGTTGCCGGCATGGCTGGACGACCCGCAAGGTGCCCTCGACCGGCTCGAGGAGCAGCTACAGGCACCGGTCGCGAACAGTGGCTCGACCGTGCACGCGGCCGATGACGCGCCACACCTCGCTGACACCGCCCCGGTGGTGGAGGGCCGGTCGACCGCCCCCGCGCCTTTCGACGTCCGACCGACGGAGACGATGGACGCTGCGCTCAGGTCCATCGGGGCCGCGCCAGCCCTTGCCGCCCCGTCGTCGCAGCGTTCGGGCGTGGTCGGCGGCACGCTGTTCCGGCCCTTCGAGGCCGGGTGGCGTGGGTCCAGGGACCAGCTGAACGCTCTCGAGTGGTCGCGGTCCGCGCGGACGCAGGTCCGTGACGCCATCCTCGACGTCGTGGAGGCGGAGGGGCCGGTCCACGAGGAGCGCGCAGCGCGCCTGGCCGCAACCTGTTTCGAGCTCACACGGCTCAACGCCAAACGCATCGCCTCACTGCTCGCGCAGGTGCCGAGCGACCTGCGGCGCGGACCGGAGGGAGACGTCCTGTGGCCGGGTGGTCTGGACCCACACACGTGGGATGACCACCGCCGGGACCCGGACGCCCAGCGCCCCATCGAGCACATCAGCCTGCTCGAGATCGCCAACGCCATGTCGACCCTGGCGAGGGGGAGCGGTGGTATGTCCGAGCAGGACGTGATGCGGACGGGGCTGGCGGAGTTCGGGCTGGTGCGCATGACGCCCGGGGTCACGGCGCGCGCCTCAGCGCTGCCCTGGAGCTTGCGCTCACGGCCGGACGGCTGCGTCGGGAGGGCGACTACGTCGTCGCGGCGACGCCGGGCGCACAGTGAATGCACCCCGAGGCTTCGATCAGGCGAGGAGCGAGGAATGAGCGAGAGCACCCCGGACTATACGAACGTCGTGACCGCAGAATGGCGTGCGCGCATGGACTGGGATCGTCTCTCCGACAGCCAGCGATTGGCCATCGCCGAGTGGGGGCTTGACATGTTCAACTTGGCCGCCCCGGTCGTCGAAGGCATCGACCGAGTGAAGGGTGAGGGACGCGTGGTGGTGCTGGACGATGGTTCGCGGTGGAAGGTCGCGGCGCACGACCGTGACATCAGCGACATGTGGTCGTACCTGACGAAGGTCGCTGTGATCGGTGACGTCATGTACAGCATCTCGGATGCCGAGCAGGTCGAGGTGACCGAGAAGTGA
- a CDS encoding DUF4230 domain-containing protein has product MRFWGFVARLVATVVVLTTVVGGAVFGLSRSPWWDSVNPFATEETDRTGPSVLKSLNDISEFHPAYAHYETVVDLEDDTDNLPSWVSGGRVIYVGKGDVDAVVDFGRLDQSSVVVSQDRQSVTVTLPLPRIDEPALDLKTSYVADRSAGFVSRFQDSDLEARAQRKAVERMRRAAQGEGMLVDRAKENTTAMLRGLLGSAGFSQVTVTFER; this is encoded by the coding sequence ATGCGCTTCTGGGGGTTCGTCGCTCGACTCGTCGCGACCGTGGTCGTCCTGACAACCGTGGTCGGCGGAGCAGTGTTCGGGCTCAGCCGCTCACCGTGGTGGGACTCCGTCAATCCCTTCGCCACCGAGGAGACCGACCGCACCGGTCCGTCCGTGCTCAAGTCACTGAACGACATCAGCGAGTTCCATCCCGCGTACGCCCACTACGAGACGGTGGTCGACCTTGAGGACGACACCGACAACCTGCCGTCCTGGGTGAGCGGCGGTCGGGTCATCTACGTCGGAAAGGGTGACGTCGATGCCGTCGTCGACTTCGGTCGCCTCGACCAGAGCAGCGTCGTCGTCTCGCAGGACCGGCAGTCCGTCACGGTCACGCTCCCGCTCCCCCGCATCGACGAGCCGGCCCTCGACCTGAAGACCAGCTACGTGGCCGACCGCAGCGCAGGCTTCGTCTCGCGGTTCCAGGACTCCGACCTGGAGGCACGAGCGCAGCGCAAGGCCGTCGAGCGGATGCGGCGTGCCGCCCAGGGTGAGGGGATGCTCGTCGACCGCGCGAAGGAGAACACGACCGCGATGCTGCGCGGGCTGCTCGGCTCGGCCGGCTTCAGCCAGGTGACCGTGACGTTCGAACGCTGA
- a CDS encoding WYL domain-containing protein yields MERLSRPNALIRYEVSMHSGGSEVVVDEEDGRAGDAPRLGRSETASASTLELLLESLPDESVRAPGSAEPSGATHVPARKEPAVARLLRLLRALAAAGSRGLDGPYLLELAGYDAGSPKSAMASLQRDVRRLEDAGWRIDNMAAEGSTGRYVLHPNDLASRAGLTAGEQSVLEEALAAHGAQSQGETGDDVPPAYGAVRRAIDRRCMVEMTYNDTLRRVHPIRLTHPPGRWLLRARDEHDQVVKWFLLHKIEVVSLDEPGTAEAVVDDPADSLNPHHWRADAPQDVQILVAEEHVPFVRRSLGLSVSETPGGDRVRITVRVTNRRALTDWLVTMGERVLLAGPEDVRQEFLARLEAVARG; encoded by the coding sequence ATGGAGCGTCTGTCCCGGCCGAACGCCCTGATCAGGTATGAAGTGTCCATGCACAGCGGGGGTTCTGAGGTAGTGGTGGACGAAGAGGACGGTCGAGCAGGCGACGCTCCTCGCCTCGGGCGCTCGGAAACGGCGTCTGCCTCGACCCTGGAGCTGCTGCTCGAGAGCCTTCCCGACGAATCCGTCCGTGCCCCCGGCTCCGCCGAACCGAGCGGGGCGACGCACGTGCCCGCGCGCAAGGAGCCCGCGGTCGCGCGGCTCCTCCGCCTGCTCAGGGCGCTCGCGGCGGCCGGCTCGCGCGGCCTGGATGGCCCTTACCTGCTGGAGCTGGCGGGGTACGACGCCGGCTCCCCGAAGTCGGCGATGGCCAGCCTCCAGCGCGACGTGCGACGGCTGGAAGACGCCGGCTGGCGCATCGACAACATGGCGGCCGAGGGCAGCACCGGGCGATACGTCCTCCACCCGAACGACCTCGCCTCTCGCGCCGGCCTCACCGCCGGCGAGCAGTCGGTGCTGGAGGAGGCGCTCGCTGCTCACGGAGCACAAAGCCAGGGCGAGACCGGCGACGACGTCCCGCCCGCCTACGGCGCGGTCCGGCGCGCGATCGACCGGCGGTGCATGGTCGAGATGACCTACAACGACACGCTGCGCAGGGTTCACCCCATCCGGCTCACGCACCCGCCGGGTCGATGGCTCCTGCGCGCGCGGGACGAGCACGACCAGGTCGTGAAGTGGTTCCTGCTGCACAAGATCGAGGTGGTGTCGCTCGACGAGCCGGGAACGGCGGAGGCGGTCGTCGACGACCCGGCGGACTCCCTCAACCCGCACCACTGGCGTGCCGACGCGCCGCAGGATGTGCAGATACTCGTGGCCGAGGAGCACGTTCCCTTCGTGCGGCGCAGCCTGGGACTGTCGGTGTCGGAGACGCCGGGCGGTGACCGTGTCCGAATCACCGTCCGAGTGACCAACCGCCGAGCCCTGACGGACTGGCTCGTGACGATGGGGGAGCGGGTGCTGCTCGCGGGTCCGGAGGACGTCCGGCAGGAGTTCCTGGCGCGTCTCGAGGCGGTGGCGCGTGGTTGA
- a CDS encoding WYL domain-containing protein: protein MVERFVRHLAELPAVLEALSYHEAVRMSLLADEVGLTEAKVRELLVSYFMTDEPPDRRGWVPPLEFVDEAGRESDPAVAPMVRLTSDIVTNDLAFRYSPVATWAHTYRIARDELHLNPENSLLEGALEKLGRVIDDVPDAGLGADALPDGPAAWHRAATDRRRVAIRYARAWRPGTTERVVEPYRVVRTRRGWEVDAGPPDVDGRLRTYLLTGMLDATLLDETFELPEDLVAMLVRQRRTTPVDFVLPPEEVWVLERLAERIEEIRRDETDVEIRAWFLEPVRERVAAALVTAGPRAMVVSRDFMDAGRQLAQVLSSHHSRRMS from the coding sequence GTGGTTGAGCGATTCGTCCGTCATCTCGCGGAGCTGCCGGCGGTCCTCGAGGCGCTGTCATACCACGAGGCCGTCCGGATGTCGTTGCTGGCTGATGAGGTCGGCTTGACGGAGGCCAAGGTCCGAGAGCTGCTCGTCTCCTACTTCATGACTGACGAGCCGCCGGACCGACGCGGGTGGGTGCCACCTCTGGAGTTCGTCGACGAGGCGGGCCGCGAGTCGGACCCGGCCGTAGCCCCGATGGTCAGGCTGACCAGCGACATCGTGACGAACGACCTCGCCTTCCGGTACAGCCCCGTCGCGACATGGGCGCACACGTATCGGATTGCGCGCGACGAGCTGCACCTGAACCCCGAGAACTCGCTGCTGGAGGGTGCCCTCGAGAAGCTCGGCCGAGTCATCGACGACGTGCCCGATGCAGGCCTCGGCGCCGACGCGCTGCCGGACGGCCCGGCGGCCTGGCACCGGGCGGCCACGGACCGCCGGCGTGTCGCGATCAGGTACGCCCGCGCCTGGCGGCCCGGTACCACCGAGCGCGTCGTCGAGCCCTACCGCGTCGTCCGGACCCGGAGGGGGTGGGAGGTCGACGCCGGACCACCCGACGTCGACGGCCGGCTGAGGACGTACCTGCTCACCGGGATGCTCGACGCGACGCTCCTCGACGAGACGTTCGAGCTGCCGGAAGACCTGGTGGCGATGCTCGTCCGCCAGCGCCGCACGACGCCGGTCGACTTCGTGCTTCCCCCCGAGGAGGTATGGGTGCTCGAGCGCCTGGCCGAGAGGATCGAAGAGATCCGACGGGACGAGACCGACGTCGAGATCAGGGCGTGGTTCCTCGAGCCCGTGCGCGAACGCGTCGCCGCCGCGCTGGTCACTGCTGGGCCGCGCGCGATGGTCGTGAGTAGAGATTTCATGGACGCCGGGCGCCAGCTGGCGCAGGTCCTTTCTTCTCACCACTCAAGAAGGATGTCGTAG
- a CDS encoding BRCT domain-containing protein, producing the protein MPLQALPLSGLCTMQWSTAYLDAPSRRLIDCCRASGIPLTAAHSAGADAMATALLLGHYLRQSAFRPPWAETLSTTRAYAWPSFTGEYPELRMARRSETRAARQDEWLDRIVSRMPRAADVRVDSYLAVLEMSMLDGFLAEHEKEQLVDAATAAGLTRGQVLDLHADYLRAMAKVALEDHVVTADERLDLEKWASMLGLRSTDVDTALQVAHQEGLGRHTSSSPVALTTSGIRLEPGDRVVFTGEMVRDRSEWESLARRHGLEPGGVTKKTKVVIAADPNSFSGKAGKARSYGIPIITETAFERLLKQV; encoded by the coding sequence GTGCCGCTCCAGGCACTTCCGCTGTCCGGCCTCTGCACGATGCAGTGGTCGACTGCCTACCTGGACGCCCCGAGCCGTCGCCTCATCGACTGTTGCCGCGCAAGCGGCATCCCGTTGACCGCGGCGCACTCCGCGGGCGCCGACGCGATGGCAACCGCCCTCTTGCTGGGTCACTACCTGCGACAGTCCGCCTTTCGTCCGCCGTGGGCCGAGACCCTGTCAACAACACGCGCCTACGCGTGGCCGAGCTTCACCGGCGAGTACCCCGAGCTACGCATGGCTCGCCGATCGGAGACCCGCGCGGCCCGGCAGGACGAGTGGCTCGATCGCATCGTCTCGCGGATGCCACGCGCCGCCGATGTTCGCGTCGACTCGTATCTCGCTGTCCTCGAGATGTCGATGCTCGACGGGTTCCTCGCTGAGCACGAGAAGGAACAGCTCGTCGACGCAGCCACAGCGGCCGGCCTCACTCGCGGACAGGTTCTGGACCTGCACGCGGACTACCTGCGCGCGATGGCCAAGGTCGCCCTGGAGGATCACGTCGTCACCGCCGACGAGCGTCTGGATCTTGAGAAGTGGGCATCGATGCTCGGCCTTCGCAGCACTGACGTCGACACCGCCCTGCAAGTAGCCCACCAAGAGGGGCTCGGCCGCCACACGTCCTCGTCCCCGGTGGCTCTCACGACCAGCGGCATCCGGCTCGAGCCCGGCGACCGCGTTGTCTTCACCGGTGAGATGGTCCGTGACCGCTCAGAGTGGGAGTCACTCGCTCGGCGCCATGGCCTCGAACCCGGCGGCGTGACGAAGAAAACCAAGGTCGTCATCGCCGCGGACCCAAACTCTTTCAGCGGCAAAGCGGGCAAGGCACGCTCGTACGGAATCCCCATCATCACCGAGACTGCCTTCGAGCGGTTACTCAAGCAGGTCTGA